The sequence below is a genomic window from Streptococcus oralis.
ATCAACACCAGGAAAGCGCCTGCTGACAGTCGTGATAATATCTCGAATAACAGCTCCACTACGACTTGTTACTACGCCGATACGCTTAGAAAATTGGGGCAGAGGTTGCTTGAAGCGTTCTTGAAACAGACCTTCTTCTGTCAATTTTTTCTTGAGTTGTTCAAACTGAATCGCAAGCGCCCCAACCCCATCAGGCTCAGCCTTTTCAATGATGATAGAGTAGCTACCGCTCGGTTCATAAACCTGAACTCGCCCAATCACATTGATTTTCATCCCTTCTTCGAGGTCAAAACCTAGTTTCTGATAGATCCCAGACCAGATGGTCGCTTGAATAACTGCATGGTCATCCTTCAGGGAGAAATATTGGTGAGTAGGTCGTTTACGAAAGTTGGAAACTTGACCAGTTAAATAGACCCGTTCCAAGTAAGGGTCTTTATCGAATTTCATTTTCAGATACTTGGTCAAAGTTGTTACCGATAAATACTTTTCCATCTCCACCTACTACTCATTTCCTTGCTCTTTCATGGGTATTATTATACCAAAAATATGCCTAAAAATCTCCATTTATGTACCATTATGAGTGAAAAATAGAAAAAGGAGGCAAGGCCTCCACATCTGATTATTTGCTGTTTCGAGCTTCTTCCAAAATCTTTGCAATCTTGGTCGTCAAAAGGTCGATAGCAACTGTATTGCTGACTCCCTCAGGAATGACGATATCAGCATAACGCTTAGTTGGCTCGATAAACTGGTGGTACATGGGTTTAACCACACCTAAATACTGGTCAATAACGCTGTCAAGACTACGGCCACGCTCTTCCATATCACGCTTGATACGACGAATAATGCGCACATCATCATCCGTATCCACAAAAATCTTGATATCCATCAAATCGCGCAGACGCTTGTCCTCCAAGACCAGAATCCCCTCAACGATAAAGACATCTTGAGGCTCCTGACGATAGGTCTTGCTACTCCGTGTATGCTCTGTATAGTCATAAGTCGGAATGTCCACTGGCCGTCCCGCCAACAATTCCTTAATCTGCTCGATCATCAAGTCTGTATCAAAGGCAAATGGATGGTCATAGTTGGTTTTGACACGCTCTTCAAAGGTCAAGTGAGACTGATCCTTGTAGTATGAATCATGCTCAATCATGGAAATCTTTTCATCAGGGAAGTGCGATAAAATGGCTCTTGAAACACTAGTTTTACCACCACCAGAACCACCTGTCACTCCGATAATGATTGGTCTATTTTGCATGCTATCCTCCGTTTTTTTATCCGTCGTCTATTCTATCATATTTTTTGCAAAATTTATAGTCTGATTTGGATAGATTATGGATAACAATTCTAATACTTACACCCAGTAAGACTAGCCAAAAACCTTCCTTGGCTTGTAGAGATAGCCTCGTTTTTCTAAAATGGCAAGCAATTTACCACCTTCAAAGGCAGCCAATTCTTTGTCTGTTTGGTCTAGCTCGATAAAACGACCATAGCGCACTTCTGTAGCCTCTTCTGGAGTTAGGAAAACTTTGACAAGGTCCCCTGCCCCAATCTCAAGAGGATGGAGAAAGTCCAGCTGACCAGCCTCCACTTTTTCAGCAATTTCGTCCAAGGTAAGAGCATCCTCCAGTTGTAACCCTGCAGCACTAGTCCGTGTCAGATGGGACATATGGGCCGCATAACCCAGCTTCTCTCCCAAGTCAACTGACAAGGTACGGATATAAGTCCCCTTACTGCATTTCACACGAAAGGTAAAACGTGCGAGGTGATCCTCATAAGAAATCGGACTAGTCCGCTCAAATTGATAAATAGTCACCCGACGTTCTGGACGCTCCACTTCCTGACCAGCACGCGCATACTCATAGAGCTTACGACCATTGACCTTGACAGCTGAATACATAGGCGGAGTCTGGGTAATAGGGCCAGTCAGACTGGCAATCGCTTCATCGACAATAGTTTCATTCAAGGGTGACAAAACGGGTGTCTCTGCGACCACTTCCCCACTAGCATCCTCGGTCGTTGTGGAATAACCAAGAGTGATTTCCCCCTCATAGACCTTGCCCTCATCCTGCATAAACTCGACCATGCGGGTCGCCTTGCCAATCGCAATCGGCAAAACCCCGACCACATCCGGATCCAAGGTCCCACCATGACCAATCTTCTTGGTTCCCAAAATCTTACGCAGTTTAAAAACAGCGTCATGCGAGGTCATCCCCGCTTCTTTTTTTAAGTTGATAATACCGTTCATTTTTGCTTTATATTTCCCTTTTTACTTTACATCAACATATTCTATCTTAGACAGATTTTAAAACTATATCAGCTCATTTTTCTAAATACTTCCTAGCTTCCTGTACATAAAAGAGTTCTGGATTTTCATGGGCGATACTTTCAAACAAACTACGAACACGAGCTTCATCTCCTTTTAGCTGAGCATTGAGAGCTCCGTAATATGAGAACTTGATTCGAGCTAGCTTATTTTCTGGTTCAGTTGTATCGAAGTAGTCGTTTGGTTCTTTATTAAACACAATATCTTTTATGGTTTGGGCTTGTGCAACGAATTTAGCCTTACCACCTTTACAATCTGCAGCCTTGGACAATTGTTCCTCAATGAAAGCAATACCTTGCGCATCTTGAAGATGGATAGAAGATAGAAATTCATAATATAATTTCTTAAATTCAAATATTTTTCTATTTTTTTTAGAAATATTAGAAAGATTGATATTTGAATATTGACTAAGTGCTAATAAAAAATCTCCTCTGAGGTAAGATAATTCTCCTGTGATTAATTCAAAACTTACTTCATTAAATTTCTTATTAAACTTATTGGAATGACTAACACTGTGTTCAAAGAAAGATTGATATTTCTTAAAATCAATCAAAGTCTCCTTCCAATATAGAAGAACTTTCCATGTCAATAAACTTAAAAAGATGCCAATAACTATAAATAATACCGACAAAAATAACAGATAACGTACTGCAATAATATTTTGTTTAAACAATAAAAACAAACCCAAAATTGCTATATAAACTGCAACAACTACTAAATATGAAGATAATCGAATACAAATATTATAAAGAAATTTTACATCTTTATTTGCTAATAATTTAATCAAGCTTTTCAATTTTATAAAAATCCTCCAAATAAAATTGTTTACTAAATTCTCTCAGTAAAAAATTTTCAAAATCATCTTCATCTTCAACTATTGTATACATTCCGTTGTTCACTATAAAATAGTCATTATTGATCATGTAGTGTCCATCGGAGAGTCTTGAAAAATCAATGTCATCTAACTTCAATTTGTCACGTTCACTAAGTGTTAAACGTAAACGAAGGGCTCCCTCTTTCATATAGTCTTTAGGAGAAATTGCTGCATATCCTCCAAATGCTTGTTTTTCTGGACTAGATGAGTTTTGATTTTGAACTGCTTTTTCTTTAATAAAAGAAGTGATTCTAAATGAACGTGATATTTGAAAACCTGGACTAGCTAATGGCTGATCTTCAGCATCAAATACAGATAAATCATAACCTTTCTTTTTAATAGCATCTTCCACTACTGATCTAAAATCTTTTAGAACTATTTGAGCTTCATCACTTGAAACAGCATTTTTTATAAATTCCTTTAGGCCATATTGTTCATCAATGAAAGTAACATATTTTAATTTTTGACGAATGTACTTAGCACCTACTTGAATCGTTATCCCATTATCCGATACATCAAAAATACTAATATCTGAAACGTTACTATCTATTTCTACGCTTTTAAGAGCAACATCATAATTCATTCCCCTAGAAGAATAAAACTCTTTTAATTGTTGAACTTTAGCATTATTTCTAAAGTGGATTTGAATTCTACTTCCTACAAATGGAGAAAAAATACCAATCAAAAATAGAATAAGTAACTTGCGACTTAATTTTGGATTATAGTCTTCCTTTTGATAAATCCAATCTAAATACGGAAATAAAAATAATGAAAAAATGAAACTCCAAAGGTCAATATCTTTTATAAAGTCAAAGGAAACGATCATTTTAAATCTTAGCAAAAAAATCAGAAAAATTGCTAAAAAAATATTTCCAATCAATAGAAAAGCAATGATGCGTTTCGATTCATTTTTTGCTTTTCGCACATAAGATATCCCCACCAGAAGATTAGCCAAAAAACTAATTCCATAACCGAATATAGTTGGAATAAATCCAAAAATAGCAAAGATTAAATTATATCTTGAGTCAGTATCGCCTACGCCTTCAATATTTAAAAGACCATATAGGAGATTAAGAAAAAATACAATTAATGGTAAATAAGCAATATAAATTTCCGAGAATTTCAAAGATTTTTTCATAGGAACTCCTGTTTTTAAAGTAACCTCACTCCCCCCTCAGCGCTTCAAACTTCGCTTTCATGGTTGGATTTTTTCTGGTCAATTTTTTAACTGAAACATCTTCCAATTTATTGTTTGCGAGGCGGAGTTGGTTTTCGGATGTGGTCAGGAACTTCTTGACCTCTTCCATACGCTTAATAGCCTTATCGATTTCATCGATTGCTTTACCAAAGTTGGTTGAAGCAGAGTTGTAGTTTTTAGCAAAAGCTAGTTTAAAGGCATCCAAATCTTCCTCAAAATGTGTAATATCGATATTTTGCTCGCGAACCAAGGCCAACTCTTGTTTGTATTTTAGGGAATTAAGCGCCGCATTTCGCAGGAGACCAATTAACTGGATAAAGAACTGAGGACGAACCACATACATCTTTTCATACTCGTGGCTGACGTCAACAATCCCTGTGTTAAAGTAGTCGTTATCTGCTTCTAACATGGTCACCAAAACGGCATATTCACAGTTCTTCTCCCGACGGTCCTTGTCCAATTCCTTGTAAAAATCCGCATTCTTATGTTTTTTCTCTGTTCCGTCCGCTTCATTTTTCATTTCAAACATGATGGAAATGATTTCGACTCCATTTTCATCGCACTCACGGAAGATAAAGTCACCTTTAGAACCACGCGCAGAAACCTTGTTATCCTTCTCAAAGTAGGCATTTGGAAAGGCAAAACTACGAACCTTATTGAACTCACTCTCTGCATACTGTTCCAAACTTTCCCCGATAGCTTTTGTGGATTGTTGAGCTTTAAAGTTCTTGTAAAATTCGACTTGTTCATTAGCTGCCTTAAGTTGAGCTTCGTAATTCTGCTTAACGGAAGCCAAAGATAACTCATTTTCCTTTTCTTGCAAGAGGAGCTGATTTTTAACCTGATCGCGTTCTTTTTCTAAGTCAGAAAGGGTCTTTTGCAGTTGATTTTCATGCTCTAAACGCAAGGTAGCCAGTTGGTTTTCCAAGGCAAGTACTTCCTTGTCCTTGGCCAATAAGGCCTCATGGCTTGTCTGTTCAACTTCTTTCTTGGCCAATTCCTTCTCTGTATCAAACTTTTGGATTTGACTCTGTAATTGAGCAATTTCTTGATCTTTTTGAGCCAGTTTGGACTGTTGCTCATTCATGGCCTTTTGCTCAGCCAAGGCCAGCTCCTGCTCCATGCGATCGTGTAATTCCTTATCAAACTCTGCCGTTCTCACTTGGGATAAAAGTTCGGCATACTGACTTTCATTTACTGTAAAGACTTCCCCACAGCTGGGACATTTGATTTCGTTCATAACTTTCCTCTTTCTAGACTTCTGTAACCATTATATCATGCCTGATGGAAAATCAAAAACAGTGAGTCGAAACCCACTGTTTATCTTCTTTTACTTTAAATTTTTTCCAAGGCCAAGCGCAAATCTTCAATCAAATCCTCTACATTTTCAAGTCCGATCGACAAGCGAATTTGGTTGGGTGTGACACCTGCTGCTTCTAGGTCTTTTTCTGACAATTGACCGTGAGTAGTTGTGGCTGGATGGACAACAAGAGATTTGGCATCTGCTACGTTTGCCAGGTCAGAGAAGATTTCCAGATTATCAATCACCTTGCGGGCTTCTGCCTCTCCACCTTTGACATGGAAGGTAAAGATTGAACCAACACCTTTTGGCAAATATTTCTCAGCCAAGGCATGATATGGACTGTCAGCTAGTTTTGGATAATTTACCTTCTCTACCTTAGGATGGTTGACAAGGAAATCAACAATTTTCTCTGCATTTTGCACGTGACGTTCAACACGAAGAGAGAGAGTTTCAAGTCCTTGGAGCAAGAGAAAGGCATTAAATGGTGACAAGGCAGCACCTGTATCACGAAGCAATTGAACACGAACGGCGATAATAAAGGCTGCTGCACCCACATCACGAGTATAACTCAAATTATGGTAACTTGGGTCTTCCTCAACAAATTGAGGGAATTTTCCTGAAGCTGCCCAGTCAAATCGACCACTGTCCACGATGACACCGCCAATAGTCGTACCGTGCCCACCAATAAACTTAGTTGCTGAATGAATGGCAATATCTACACCGTGAGAGAAGACGTTAATCAAATATGGTGTGGCAAAAGTATTATCCGAAACAAGTGGAATCTGGTGCTTATGCGCAATCTCAGCCAATTTTTCCAAGTCAGGAATGTTAATCAAGGGATTCCCCAAGGTTTCAATCAAGACAAGCTTTGTATTGTCATTGATAGCTGCTTCTACTTCCTCCAAATTATCCACATCCACAAAGGTTGTTGTGATCCCATAACGAGGAAGGGTTTCTTTCAAGAGGTTGAAGGTCCCACCATAAATAGTTGATGCTGCCACTACATGGTCACCTGCATGAGCAAGCGCCAAAATAGTGTATGTTACAGCAGCCATACCTGATGCTGTTGCAAGAGCTCCAACACCACCTTCAAGAGCAGCGATTCTTTCCTCAAAGGCTGCTGTTGTAGGATTTGTGATACGAGTATAAATGTTCCCTGATTTTCTCAAGGCAAACAAATCAGCACCTTCCTGCGTGTCATCAAAAACGAAGGATGTTGTTTGATAAATCGGTACTGCACGAGATTTGGTCGCTGGATCAACTACTTGCCCAGCATGTAATTGTAGGGTTTCAAATTTAAAATCACGAGTCATAAGACGACCTCCAAATAGCTTCATTACGGATATTGTATCATCTTGGGCTAGTCTTTTCCAATACTGTTTTTCTATATTTTGATATAAGGAACAACTATGACTAGTCTTACACATCAAACAAAAAAGCACGATTAACTCGTGCTCATTTCTTTAATCGACATAAGTATCTTCGTTTTTATTGAGGAAAGCGTATGGTAATCCCATCAAGAGACCGCCCCCAATGAAGTTCCCAATAAAGGTCACACCCCAGTGACGAAGAATATTAGGAATGTCAAAGTTTGCAATTGAATCCGCTGCAACACTAAACTTAACAATCGCAAAAGAAGCAAAGTTCGCAGCAATGTGTTCGTTTGTTAAGAATACAAACATGTAAATTGCTGACAAAACAAGCCAAAGTTTGGCCCCACCATCTTTCACCAAAACAAAGGAGAGAATGGCAATGTTTACAAAGATATTGGCTAAAATACCTTCAAGCAAGACTAACTCATTGGAACGACCTAACTTCATCTCTACAACTCCTGAAATGAAGCTATCATGTGTTAGATTTGCATAGGCTGCTGAGTGGGCAAAGCCCCAACCTGCTATCAAAGCTCCGATGAGGTTGAAGAAGGTACAGTAAAGTAAAATCTCAGCCGTTTTTCTCCATGAAATTTTCTTCAAAAAACTACCAGCTGTCAAAAACATCATATTTGAAGTTACCAACTCAGCATTTAAGAAAACAATGTAAGCCAATCCCCAAGCAAAAACAAATGGGAAGAGGAAGCGTCCACTACCAGGTGCGATTTTATTTATCAAGTCAGCCCCAACTGCACCTGCAGCTGTACTAAATGTTAAAAAGGCACCTGCAAACATGGAACGAATCGCATACTTAAACTTACTTTGGCTATAAAGACTTTCTTTCTTCTTGCAAGCAAATTCAATCTTTGAGATAAATTCTGAAGAGACCATAAAAAACTCCTAAAACTTTTATTTGTGAATATTATAACATAAAGCACGCATTTTGAAAAGCCTTTCTTGTATACGTTTTCTACAAAGAAAATCAAGGCATTGGGGGAATTCCATAAATCTCTCCTTTACCCATTAACAGAAAAACATTTCAATATTTCAAATTGATCATCCAAAAATTCAAACTCAAATAGGTGCCAGTCATCGAAGGTTTGCTCACAATAACTAACTGTTCCTTGATTGTAGTCAATGATAGGTTTCCCCAGCTTGTTCTTCACATCTTCCTCGCTGACTTCTCCATACATTTCCTTAAGATCAGCTAGCATAAAGTTGATAATTCTATTGAGATTTTCCTGATAATTTTTTGATAACAGTTCAACTTTATCTATAAAGTCACAATCAGGCTCTTCGTCCCAAACAAAGGTCACTCCCTCATGCTCATAAGTGTATTGCTGTAAACTCTCATCAAAATTCATTGTTCACTCTCCAAATCATTATCATTTACTAAAAATTTATTAACATTAATCAAAATGTTCAAATGATTTCATAAAAATGTCTTCCACACACGCGTACGATAAAATAACAACACTTGCAATGATTAGAAGATATCATCATAATGTTCACTCGCTTGTTTTACAAACTCGAAAATATTCAAAGATATGGGTTTCATTTCCAGTGAACCTAATGCCCCCCAATCATTCATATAAATAGTGTCGTCAGAATCTTTCTTTATAAAAAAGCGACATCCCCATCTTGCCCAATCAGGAAAAAATCAGGTTCCCACCCTTCTATTTGGTAGGTGGAGTTTCTTTCTAGCAAATCTAACCTCGAATATAAGGTGATACCTGTATTCTCTATTACAAACTCTCCTGCCTTGTCCATTTTACTCAAGAATTCTGCGTATACGTTCGGAAGTACCAAGTCAATCTGATTATTCATTCTCAACTCCTCATCTATTTTTCCTACTGCGAAAGTCCTATATCTCATCTTCACTTAGTTCTCTAAAATGTGAAATATGATATCCAAAATAAGACTTCCCCGATTTTCCTATGAAGATTCCGTGTCCAGCCATATTGGCAATTTCTCCCAAGAATATCATAGGAAGATCCTTGTCAAATGGAAAACTACTTGTTATGTCTTCTTTGAGCGTAACGAAAGACTTTTCTCTTAACTGACTCATTATCTATCCTCTCTTATGTCAGGCATCCTTCGGTTACTTACGATAAATCTTTCAATCTACTGATCAGCTTCCTCTCACATTGAAAAGATACCATTAAAGTTGAATGATCATCTTGCAAGCATCATACATTATCAAATTTTATAGTTTTCAATTTCTTCTCTACTCATACCTACAAGTTCTGTCGTCCACAAGCCTACAATGTCCGACAAGACTGAATCGCAGGTATACTCTTCTTCACCGTCTATATACTTACAGGAAAAGACAGGCTCCCGTGCCACTGCTTGATAAAATGTCATGGCTACTTCTTCTAGTTTTTTAGGATTGAAATCAAGTGATAGTTTTTGAGCCATATTTCCTCGTACCAGATCCCAATTTTCCTGCTTAGCCTGATAGCTTTCTCGTATTTTAGACACATAGCCCCTACAAAATGCTTTCAATAAGTCTGTATTCTGATAAAGATACTGACAGCTAAAATCTGAAATACAACCTGCGTGAAGTAGGAATGTTAGTAAGTCATCCAGACTTTCTGCTACTCTCCCCACTTGCCCCTCACTTCCGATAAAGCCTATGCTGTTATCTTCGAGAAAAACATATTCTCCCCCACTACCTTCTTGAGCAAATGCCTTACAGGCAAGAGAGTATTCCTCATTGTTCCCTGAAAACTGAACTTCACTTATCTTGTCATAAAAATAAATATCACATTCAGTCATCAGTAAGGTCCTTAACTGTTCATTTTCTCTGACTTCTTGTAGCTTATCCATGATCATTCCTTTCTTAAGCTAAACACTTATCCATCTATTACAATTCTAATATGGTAGTTTTTAGTTTCATTCTTTAGATTCTTCACAAGGAGATCATTCTGTTTTGATTTGCCACAGAAAAATGATAGGGGCTTTCTGTCTTTCTGTTCAATACACACATGATACCTTGCCCCATTCAATTTGACACTTTGAACACATTTGACATCAATCCTTCTGATGTCATTCAGAGGGATGATTCGCTTTGAAAATACATAGGCATTATGGATATAAAACCTGCCTTTGGCGATATGAAATGGGGAGAAAAAGTTTCCACCACTACGACGGACAATTATAAAACGACGCCAAAGAATTAGTAAAAGAATAGATGCTAATAAATAAATGGAAAAAATAAAGACAGGATTTTTCCACAACGTTTTCATTCCAATCCAAAAATATTCGAACATGCATTATTCTCCTTTGACTGACGCTTCTATTTGACAAAAACCAGTGAAAAATACAATTCACCGGTTTTTGAGGTTAATAACGCTGTTTATATGGTTTATTAAAGGCACTTAAGATATCATCAGATGTTTCCGAATATGCTTTAACTTCTTTAAAATCTCCTTTAACAATGATTCGCTCTGTCGCATCATAGTCGACACAGGTCACCAATGTGATTTCTTTGATACCATCACGGTCTTCAATTTCATCAACGCGATCAGGCGTTACGTGCTTCACCTCACGAATCTCATAGGTGTATACCTTATCCTTATCAGTCAGATAGATTTTCATTCCCTCCTTGGCATTGACCAAAGGTGAAAAGAGCATCTGGCTAGCATTTTCAGCAGTAAAGATATGGTGACTAGCTAGAGAATAGTTGCCCTCCCCCATTTTCTGATTTGCTTTCATGGTTCCTGCTCCGTAGAACAAGTTTACATTATCCAAACCTTTAAAAATAGGCAGGTTAATCTCTACTTCAGGAATGGCAATTCCTCCGATAACTGGAAGTTGCTGAGCATCCCACTGGGCGGCTAATACCGCTTCCGATGAAATGGATTTGACAGAATCAAAATCGAAATTTCCTTCTGTCTCTTTATTTTCCTCAATCTTTTCCTTAGTCACCTGACTGACTTGGTATTTATTGGTATTCCAAACCATAAAGAGGTCACGAATTTGAGCATTAAAAATCAAGGCAAGGGATAGAAGAATTAAAAATCCAGCTAAAATATTGATTAGTATATTTTTACGGTTATTCTTCTTTATTTTTCTGTGAGACATTATGCTTCACCCTCTGTTTTCTCTTCTGTTGCTACCTCTTCTTTTTCTGCCGCAGCAACCGTTGTAAAGGTCACAATCTTAGCATCCTGGTCTAGACGCATCACCTTCACTCCCATAGTTGAGCGTCCTGTTTGTGAAATATTGGCAACATTTGTACGGATCATGACACCTGTATCTGTGATAATCATCAGGTCTTCATCCCCCTTAACAGTGAGGAGACCTGCAAGAGGACCATTTTTCTCAGCAACATTGGCTGTTTTCATCCCTTTACCACCACGTCCTTTAGTTGGATATTCAGTAGCAAGGGTACGCTTACCATAACCTTTTTCAGTGATGATAAGGACTTCGTCCTGGTTTGTAATCACGCTAGCACCAACTACTGTGTCACCCTCACGAAGATTGACTCCTCGGACACCTGTCGCGATACGGCTCATGCCACGAACGGCTGACTGATTAAAACGAACAGCATAACCAAACTTGGTACCAATGATAATATCCGTATCTTCTTCTGTCAATAGAACATTAATCAATTCGTCTTCATCCTTGAGATTCAAGGCCTTCAGCCCATTTTGACGAATATTAGCAAATTCTTTAACACTGGTTCTCTTCACGATACCGTGACGAGTTGTGAAGAAGAGATAAGCATCATCACTACGTTCAGACTCAACGTTGATAATGGTCTGAATGCTCTCACCCTCGTCCAACTTCAAAAGATTGACAACTGGCAATCCTTTGGCTGTACGACCATATTCAGGAATTTCATAACCTTTTAGTCGGTATACTCGTCCTTTATTGGTAAAGAAGAGCAAATGATCATGGGTGCTGGTTGAAACCAACTCACGCACAAAGTCATCATCCTTAACTCCCGTACCTTGGACACCACGACCACCACGTTTTTGAGCAGTGAACTCACCTTGGTCCAAACGTTTGATGTAACCCTTGTTAGAGAGAGTAATCAAGACATCCGACTCTTCAATCAAATCTTCATCTTCAAGAGTTAAGACTTCTCCGACCATCAACTCGGTACGACGTTTGTCACCAAACTTGCGTTTGACCTCGTCCAATTCCTCTTTGATGATTTGAGCTACACGCTCAGGTTTAGCAAGAATATCAGCCAAATCTGCAATCAAGGCAATTAATTCGTCATACTCTGACTGAATCTTATCACGTTCCAATCCTGTCAAACGACGAAGACGCATATCAAGGATAGCTTGACTTTGACGTTCAGAAAGCTTGAACTTGCTCATCAACTCAGCTTGCGCTTCCGCATCTGTTTCACTGGCACGAATGATACGAATCACTTCGTCGATATGGTCTAGTGCAATTAAAAGACCTTCTAAAATGTGCGCACGCGCTTCTGCTTTTTCCTTGTCAAAACGGGTACGGCGAACCACCACTTCTTTTTGGTGCTCGATATAAGCATCCAAGATTTGACGAAGGGACAAGATTTTTGGCACACCATTTTGAATCGCTAGCATGTTGAAACCAAAGTTGGTTTGCATCTGGGTCATCTTGAAG
It includes:
- the gyrA gene encoding DNA gyrase subunit A, with the translated sequence MQDKNLVNVNLTKEMKTSFIDYAMSVIVARALPDVRDGLKPVHRRILYGMNELGVTPDKPHKKSARITGDVMGKYHPHGDSSIYEAMVRMAQWWSYRYMLVDGHGNFGSMDGDGAAAQRYTEARMSKIALEMLRDINKNTVDFVDNYDANEREPLVLPARFPNLLVNGATGIAVGMATNIPPHNLGETIDAVKLVMDNPEVTTKDLMEVLPGPDFPTGALVMGKSGIHKAYETGKGSIVLRSRTEIETTKTGRERIVVTEFPYMVNKTKVHEHIVRLVQEKRLEGITAVRDESNREGIRFVIEVKRDASANVILNNLFKMTQMQTNFGFNMLAIQNGVPKILSLRQILDAYIEHQKEVVVRRTRFDKEKAEARAHILEGLLIALDHIDEVIRIIRASETDAEAQAELMSKFKLSERQSQAILDMRLRRLTGLERDKIQSEYDELIALIADLADILAKPERVAQIIKEELDEVKRKFGDKRRTELMVGEVLTLEDEDLIEESDVLITLSNKGYIKRLDQGEFTAQKRGGRGVQGTGVKDDDFVRELVSTSTHDHLLFFTNKGRVYRLKGYEIPEYGRTAKGLPVVNLLKLDEGESIQTIINVESERSDDAYLFFTTRHGIVKRTSVKEFANIRQNGLKALNLKDEDELINVLLTEEDTDIIIGTKFGYAVRFNQSAVRGMSRIATGVRGVNLREGDTVVGASVITNQDEVLIITEKGYGKRTLATEYPTKGRGGKGMKTANVAEKNGPLAGLLTVKGDEDLMIITDTGVMIRTNVANISQTGRSTMGVKVMRLDQDAKIVTFTTVAAAEKEEVATEEKTEGEA
- a CDS encoding DUF2130 domain-containing protein; protein product: MNEIKCPSCGEVFTVNESQYAELLSQVRTAEFDKELHDRMEQELALAEQKAMNEQQSKLAQKDQEIAQLQSQIQKFDTEKELAKKEVEQTSHEALLAKDKEVLALENQLATLRLEHENQLQKTLSDLEKERDQVKNQLLLQEKENELSLASVKQNYEAQLKAANEQVEFYKNFKAQQSTKAIGESLEQYAESEFNKVRSFAFPNAYFEKDNKVSARGSKGDFIFRECDENGVEIISIMFEMKNEADGTEKKHKNADFYKELDKDRREKNCEYAVLVTMLEADNDYFNTGIVDVSHEYEKMYVVRPQFFIQLIGLLRNAALNSLKYKQELALVREQNIDITHFEEDLDAFKLAFAKNYNSASTNFGKAIDEIDKAIKRMEEVKKFLTTSENQLRLANNKLEDVSVKKLTRKNPTMKAKFEALRGE
- the truB gene encoding tRNA pseudouridine(55) synthase TruB, which encodes MNGIINLKKEAGMTSHDAVFKLRKILGTKKIGHGGTLDPDVVGVLPIAIGKATRMVEFMQDEGKVYEGEITLGYSTTTEDASGEVVAETPVLSPLNETIVDEAIASLTGPITQTPPMYSAVKVNGRKLYEYARAGQEVERPERRVTIYQFERTSPISYEDHLARFTFRVKCSKGTYIRTLSVDLGEKLGYAAHMSHLTRTSAAGLQLEDALTLDEIAEKVEAGQLDFLHPLEIGAGDLVKVFLTPEEATEVRYGRFIELDQTDKELAAFEGGKLLAILEKRGYLYKPRKVFG
- the udk gene encoding uridine kinase; translation: MQNRPIIIGVTGGSGGGKTSVSRAILSHFPDEKISMIEHDSYYKDQSHLTFEERVKTNYDHPFAFDTDLMIEQIKELLAGRPVDIPTYDYTEHTRSSKTYRQEPQDVFIVEGILVLEDKRLRDLMDIKIFVDTDDDVRIIRRIKRDMEERGRSLDSVIDQYLGVVKPMYHQFIEPTKRYADIVIPEGVSNTVAIDLLTTKIAKILEEARNSK
- a CDS encoding formate/nitrite transporter family protein, with product MVSSEFISKIEFACKKKESLYSQSKFKYAIRSMFAGAFLTFSTAAGAVGADLINKIAPGSGRFLFPFVFAWGLAYIVFLNAELVTSNMMFLTAGSFLKKISWRKTAEILLYCTFFNLIGALIAGWGFAHSAAYANLTHDSFISGVVEMKLGRSNELVLLEGILANIFVNIAILSFVLVKDGGAKLWLVLSAIYMFVFLTNEHIAANFASFAIVKFSVAADSIANFDIPNILRHWGVTFIGNFIGGGLLMGLPYAFLNKNEDTYVD
- a CDS encoding O-acetylhomoserine aminocarboxypropyltransferase/cysteine synthase family protein — protein: MTRDFKFETLQLHAGQVVDPATKSRAVPIYQTTSFVFDDTQEGADLFALRKSGNIYTRITNPTTAAFEERIAALEGGVGALATASGMAAVTYTILALAHAGDHVVAASTIYGGTFNLLKETLPRYGITTTFVDVDNLEEVEAAINDNTKLVLIETLGNPLINIPDLEKLAEIAHKHQIPLVSDNTFATPYLINVFSHGVDIAIHSATKFIGGHGTTIGGVIVDSGRFDWAASGKFPQFVEEDPSYHNLSYTRDVGAAAFIIAVRVQLLRDTGAALSPFNAFLLLQGLETLSLRVERHVQNAEKIVDFLVNHPKVEKVNYPKLADSPYHALAEKYLPKGVGSIFTFHVKGGEAEARKVIDNLEIFSDLANVADAKSLVVHPATTTHGQLSEKDLEAAGVTPNQIRLSIGLENVEDLIEDLRLALEKI
- a CDS encoding class A sortase; its protein translation is MSHRKIKKNNRKNILINILAGFLILLSLALIFNAQIRDLFMVWNTNKYQVSQVTKEKIEENKETEGNFDFDSVKSISSEAVLAAQWDAQQLPVIGGIAIPEVEINLPIFKGLDNVNLFYGAGTMKANQKMGEGNYSLASHHIFTAENASQMLFSPLVNAKEGMKIYLTDKDKVYTYEIREVKHVTPDRVDEIEDRDGIKEITLVTCVDYDATERIIVKGDFKEVKAYSETSDDILSAFNKPYKQRY